Below is a window of Salvelinus fontinalis isolate EN_2023a chromosome 31, ASM2944872v1, whole genome shotgun sequence DNA.
tatatagacaggtatgtgcctttccaaatcatgtccaatcaattgaatctgtttatgtttaataaatataaaaaaattctaaaaacctgatttcgcattgtcattatggggtattgtgtgtagaatgctgagattttatttgatccattttagaataagactgtaatgtaatTTTTTtggttgaaaaagtcaaggggtctgaatactttcagaaggcaccgTAATGAAGCCaattttatttacaataaaagtgtccTTTGACAAAGCACATTTATGGGAGCAGGATTTATGAACAGGCCCCGAAACCATGTCAGGACTAGTAGAAGCACCAGTTCTGACACTTACTAAGGAAGCAGTCATAGTAGCGCCATAAGTCCGAATTCCAGTTCCACCAATATGTCGTTGGGTCTCTCTAGCCTCTTTCTGCACCTGGAAGACACTCGTTCTACAAAACCTTGCAACAAAAATAGCTTGCAACTTAGTTTCAACAcgtcatgtacagtgccttcagaaagtattcataccccttgacttatccaCATGTTATAACCTGAATTCAACATTTAATAAAAATTGCgctcatctacacacaaaacaAATCATGTTaatcactattattgcacacagagtgagtccatgcaacttattatgtgacttgctaagcaaatctttactcctgaacttatttaggcttgccatagaaAAGAGGTTGAATATTGTTTTATCGACACAAGACAGTTCAATGGAAACGCACCGTAGAAGGCAATTTTCACATCTATTTTCTAtgcaaactttccaaatgtcgacaacaAGAAACATAGGTTATTTTACTTCCTCTGATATTGTCTAAAAAAAAATGAACCCTAGTGCAGACCTAAGCTATGTTGTATGCAGGATGTTGGTCAAACCCAGCACTTAACACAATACCAAGGTATTGATGAATTTGGTGTGTTAGTCCTGAACGGGAGCAAAAACACAATTGTTTTTGGACCATGCTCTATTTTATTCTCTCCTATGACATGGCTCTCAACCTTATCAATGTCCCATTTATTTTGATGGGCCTAATATTGTTATACTTCTGAACCCGGCGGTTGCTAGACTCCATTAGACCAATAAGATGTCATTTAGATTATTGGAGGTTCTTAGCACTACATACCAAATTGTTGGTATAGATTTGAAGCTCCCATCGATTGGCTTATAACGCCTCCATGACAGACTAACCCTCATATGTCCAAAAAGCTGCCAGGACAATTAGCTCATCATGAACCTAAGGGTTTGATCTCCAGGTGTGCAGAAACAAAAAGAGAACTCAATAACAGTTGGTGACAGCTGTGGTGCATGCTTTTAGATTGCTAGTCATCATGATTATGCTAATAGTTCAAAGCGACATATGATTTGAAACATGTTTATTTTAATAGATATTCTTCTTTGAACAACCAAGGATGTAAAAAAGAAAACCAACAGTGAAAAGTGAGTGCCTTTCACTtgtgtttttttctttaaaaagAAATAGCCTGTCCCCTTGTTCAGAAACCGTTCTAAAaccaaaaaataaaacaaaaccgAAAAGTGTGAAAGGCCATTACATTTCTTGGCAATTATAAATATAGTGGTTGGAACAGGGGTCTGAAAAGGCTCACATGTAAAGACCGTACGTCTACACACGACAGTAACGACACTCGGCACTGCCTGTATCAagtttatttgtaaaaaaaacagGATCCTTCTGTCCAGTATCAATTCAATGTGTTTATGACAAGTAAATATGTACATTCAGCTCTACCAGTGTGACGTGCCCATTACCCACTCTCTTTAATTATGATCGTCTGTTCAGGGGGAGTAGATGTGTGAGTATGTGTAATCTGAGTAGTAATCTTGTCCACCTGGCCTGGGGCCTCCAGGTGGGGCTCCTCTACCTCGGCACTTCCCTAACAACCCGGGACCCATTCCCCTAGGAACCATGCTCCCGCGTTCCATACCCCCATCCATCTGTCCAGGCATGGCACCTATACAGCTGAAGCCACCATCGCTGAGTGGATGTACACTGGCCACGCCGCCTCGACTACCTCCAAGGATTGGCAGCATTGGCCTAGCTATTGAGCCCCCCCTGGTGGCTACAGAGGCAATAGCCATGCCCGCCTCAAGGCTTTCTACACTGTTCACTGGAGTCCGGCCCCCCTGACTTCCAGGGGTACTGCCACCAGGAGtgcctgtcctctccctctccccgctTTGGGTGAGACCGCTGTGGGAAACAGAGCCAGGCGTGGCCCCTCCCTGGCTGTTAGGGGTTCCACCTCCTAACCTCCATAGGCTCTCCCCGGGCCCACTGAGTGTCCTGTCCCCCTGCTGGGTGGGGGTCCCATTCGTGCTGGAGCTGACCCCTTCCGGGTAGCCGAGCTGGGCCATTTCGCGCTGAGAATAGCCCGGGCCTAAGGAGGCAACAGCATGGTCTGAGTATGTAAGTGCAGTGGATGGAGAAAAGGAAGAGACCTCTATGGCTGTGCTTGACAGAATGCTAGAACTGCTGGCTATAGAGAAGGATGCTCCAACACCAACCCCTGCTGCTCCAGTATCAGAGCCAGGCATCCTAAATGACTGAGACAGAGCCCCACCCAACATGAGATGTTGTGGAAGGGGAGGCTGGGGGATGTCTGATAGGGTGAGGGGGGCCTGGCTGGTCACAGGCCCTGTGGTGAGAGTGGAGCCTGGTGCTGTAGTAGGTGCTGTGGCTGGGTGTCTGTAGTCCTGTTCTTGGTTGCTGCTGCAGGGTGAGGCGGGGTAGGCCGGGGAGGCCGTGTAGCCGGAGGAGCCAGAGTAGGATGCCCACTGGGTGGCGGGACACAGGAAGCTCTGGTGGGGGTTGACAGCAAACTCTCCTGGCGAAGTGCTGCCTACGTCCGCCAAGCCTGCCCTCCCAACCTGGTTAGAGGCTTTGAACTGGGAGATGGCTGATTTGAGAGCAGCGAAGTCGGAAAGGTTGGCAGTGCCGCTGGagtaagagagggaggagggtgtgtgtcGGCCGGGAGTGTTGAACTGGTCGGGAAGAGGGGGGCGGAAATCGTCTGACCCAGGTAAGGGGGGCTGCTGGGTTGCGTCCCCCATGCCCCCtcctgttcccccctctctctgggcAGGGGGCTTGGCGATAACCTGGTTTTGGGTGTCGTCATCAGAGTCCAGCGACATATCTTCCCCTTCTACACACTCGTCATGCACTActgagagaggagtagagggggagaaaaagtgagaggagaggagacgaggggaagagaaagaAAAGGTTATAGATACATTCAAGTAAAATATTTCACATTTGGCCACACGTTTTTGAAAATGTTGTTCACAAATATCTTGCCATCACAAAGAATTATGCATTTGAATTGTGAAGTCATTGTTCATGATACCCACCAGTAGAGGGAGGCGTGGGCAGCTCGTTCAGATTGCTGCAGCCAATTAGGCTGTGAAAACTTGTCATAATGTCATCGATGTTCGCGATCACTATGCCGTTCCTGGAGTACTGCAGGAACATCTCAAACCGCCTCTCTTTAGGGGCAAACAACAAAAGAGGGGTGATCAACTGGAAAAGTAAATATTCTGATTTACAAACAAAAAACTGAAAAATGCCTTAGAGAGATATTCTCAAAGCagtgagtgaggaagaggatgataaATTATAAtgttgtgaaaatgatgatggtggtgataccTGTGAGGAAGATGATGTGGCGGTGGTGGGTGTGGTTAGCCTGGAGCTTGACCAGGCAGTCTAGATCAGGGGCCTGACGTGATTGGGCGTCACACTCGTGGTAAGGCAGGAACTCCACCAGGTGCTTCTTCTGATAGGCTGTCAGCAGGTTCAGAAGAGCCATGGCATCACTGTTCAAcctatgagaggagagagggggtggggatgTCTGTCtgtcgtaatcgctcctctttcaccccagctgccaaactaaccctgattcagatgaccatcctacacatgctagattatggagacgtaatttatagatgggcaggtaagggtgctcttgacCGGCTAGATGTtgtttaccattcggccatcagatttgccaccaatgctccttataggacacatcccCGCACTCTAtattcctctgtaaactggtcatctctgtatttccctattgcaagacccactggttgatgcttatttataaaaccctcttaggcctcactcccctcatctgagatatctactgcagccctcatgttttaaatttcacctttatttaaccagataggccagttgagaacaagttctcatgttcaactgcgacctggccaagataaaacaaagcagtgcgacaaaaatcaaacagagttacacaaacaaacgtacaatcaataacacaatagaaaaaaatctatgtacagtgtgtgcaaatgtagaagagtagagaggtaggcaataaataggccatagaggcaaaataattacaatttagcattaacactggagtgatgatgtgcagatgatgatgtgcaagtagagatattggggtgcaaaagagcaagagggtaagtaataatatgggggtgaggtagttgggtgttcTATTTACTGATTGGCTATGCAGAGGTACAGTGATcgttaagctgctctgacagctgatgcttaaagttagagagggagatataagactccagcccgagtcggcccgagaattgaaccctttgGCACCCCCTAAGAGACTGccaaaggtccggacaacaggcacaTTGaaatctatctgagaagtagttggtgaaccaggcgaggcagtcatttgagaagccaaggctattgagtctaccGATAAGagtgcggtgattgacagagtcaaaagtcttggccaggtcgatgaagactgcTGCACAGTACGATCTTtaattgatggcggttatgatatcgtttaggacctagagcgtggctgaggtgcacccatgatcagctcggaaaccagattgcatagtggagaaggtacaatgggattcgaaatggtcggtgatctgtttgttaacttgactttcgaagattttagGCAGGATAGATATTGGtcttgggtctagagtgtctccccctttgaagagggggatgaccgcgacagctgtccaatctttagggatctcagacgatacaaaagagagattgaacaggctagtaatatgggttgcaacaatttcgagAAACGAGAAAACAAgaaaaataaagataaaacaaTGGACATGATATCATGCTCTCATCAATAACTTCAAAAAAAAATTGTCTTATGTATTTAgtattcattttatttatttaactagacaagtcagttattaagaacaagttcttatttacaatgacgacctacaccggccaaacccggacgacgctgggccaattgtgcgccaccctatgggactcccaatcacggccgggtgggatacagcctggaattgaaccagggtgtctgtagagacgcctcaagcactgagttgcagtggcttagaccgctgtgccactgttaaaggtccccaaagcacacacatccctgggtcgcttgtAATTTTTAGTTTGTTGcggctagcgactggaacaagctgcaacacacactcaaactggacagttttatttcaAGCTCTTCATTCAAACACTCATTCTTGGAcaatcttactgacagttgtggctgcattgcgtgatgtattgttgtctctaccttcttgccctttgtgctgttgtctgtgcccaataatgtttgtaccatgttttgtgctgctgccatgttgtgttgcaaaCATGTTGTTGTCaggtgttgctgccttgctgttATCTTATCTCTTGTCGtggtgttttgtcctatataaaaaaaaatgtcgatttttattttttaatcccaGCACCCGTCCCcgtaggaggccttttggtaggccgtcattgtaaataagaatttgttcttaactgacttgtctagttaaaaaaAGATtaactaaataaaataaatactaaaaaaatctaaatacatAAGATTTTTTGGGGGAAAAAGTTATTGATGAGAGCATGATATCATGTCCTATGTTTtataatgttttttatttttattatttctcAGCCTTATAAACGTCACCACTATTACTACTTTGAACATCCCAGAGACGTTCCTTATTGGTTGGTAGACTTTCTTATCAGTCTTTGTATGGGCTGGACGATGTTACTGAATGGCTTGACATAGACCTATGTAGACGGCCATGCTGAATGGTAATAGTGGAGGTAATTACTGACCTGCCCAGCTCTCTGAGTTTCTTCTGGGACTTACAGTGGATCTTCCACTGCCAGGGGTTCTCTGGAGAGCTCTGTTCCTCTAGGAACCCCAGGAATGCCTGCAACCGGTCTGCACAGGAAACACAATAATACACAACGTATTACTGATCTGCACAGGAAACACAATAGCACATTACAGATCTGCACGGGGAACACATTAACACACAACATTTTATACTtgtactgacccccccccccccccccacataaatGACCTGTCATGAGAGTTCAGTCTTTTCCCCTCCAAAAAAAACACATGGCTTATGCCCTTCTGCTATGTAGTCAATATATGAACAATTTACTAACCAGAATGTAATGACAGCTGCATGGTACATAAAGCAACAATGGAATTCTAATGGGGGAAAAAAACTGACCAAATACTGTTTTAAtgagtaaactcagcaaaaaaaaagaaagaaacgtcctctcactgtcaactgagacaaaaccgcgactcgtcagtgaagagcactttttgccagtcctgtctggtccagcgacggtggattTCTGccaatatttacatttaagtcatttagcagacgctcttatccagagcgacttacaaattggtgcattcaccttatgatatccagtggaacaaccactttacaatagtgcatctaactcttttaagggggggggggggggggttagaaggattactttatcctatcctaggtattccttaaagaggtggggtttcaggtgtctccggaaggtggtgattgactccgctgacctggcgtcgtgagggagtttgttccaccattggggtgccagagcagcaaacagttttgaccgggctgagcgggaactgtacttcctcagaggtagggaggcgagcaggccagaggtggatgaacgcagtgcccttgtttgggtgtagggcctgatcagagcctgaaggtacggaggtgccgttcccctcacagctccgtaggcaagcaccatggtcttgtagcggatgcgagcttcaactggaagccagtggagagagcggaggagcggggtgacgtgagagaacttgggaaagttgaacaccagacgggctgcggcgttctggatgagttgtaggggtttaatggcacaggcagggagcccagccaacagcgagttgcagtaatccagacgggagatgacaagggcctggattaggacctgcgccgcttcctgcgtgaggcagggtcgtactctgtaTATatgcgatgttgttgccggtgatgtctggtgaggacctgccttacaacaggcctacaagccctcagtccagcctctctcagcctattgtggacagtctgagcactgatggagggattgtgcgttcctggtgtaactcgggcagttgttgttgccatcctgtagctgtcccgcaggtgtgatgttcggatgtaccgatcctgtgcaggtgttgttacacgtggtctgcaactgcgaggacgatcagctgtccgtcctgtctcacagtactgacattgcaacttattgccctggccacatctgcagtcctcatacctccttgcagcatgcctaaggcacgttcacacagatgagcagggaccctgggcatctttcttttggtgtttttcagagtcagtagaaaggcctctttagtgtcctaagttttcataactgtgaccttaattgcctaccgtctgtaagctgttagtgtcttaacaaccgttccacaggtgcatgttcattaattgtttatggtttattgaacaagcatgggaaacagtgtttaaaccctttacaatgaagatctgtgaagtaatttggatttttacaaattatctttgaaagacaggatcctgaaaaagggacgtttatttttttgctgagtttatatagtaTAGCTGCATGTTATTTCAAAATCCTCTGTAGCGATGGCATTTATCCAACTTCATGGAAATGACCGAAACTCAAGATATTCACATGTGGATCCCACACATCACAATGACTGTTGAGGAGATCTGAGGAGACCAATTTAGGCGGCTCACCGTGCGTTATGAAGTCTGGGTTGAGGACAAACTCGTCAGATACGATGAATCCTCCAGAGACAAAAAGCTCGTTGTAGGTGTGGTTCTTCACATCGTCTAGACTGTCCACTCCAGCAAAGCTCACCATGGACAGCTTCTTCAACGACACCAGGGCTGGGATCTGACAGGGGGAATGGTTCAGAATAAATCATTAAATAAGACTCACATACATACAGCTTTAAATTCATCCTCAACACTTAAAATTTAAATGTACATTTGTGTGAAACAGAGGTAATGACCATGGCGAGGAGCATGTCTTCCAGCTGTGTCTACATATTCAATTAATGACACTATGTTTATCTCTGTGCTGCGTCCATGTTTTTTGTTGGATTTTAAAAAATCTATTCCACAGGTCCAATTAGAATTTCATTATTTCAGATCTTTTCTGGGGGGCTAATGAGAATCCTCTCTGGACAGACATTTTGTCTGGTGCCGTGGCCATGACTCATCctagcagccagccagtcaatcagtcagcgggtcaggcagtcagtcagccgATAATGATGATGTTACCTTGTTAACGTGGGCAGAGATGTCCTCGTTCTGAATGATGATGAGCAGTTTGTCCAGATTTCTATTTTTCTCCAGGAATGTCTGGGGGTTACACTCCGTGTTACCCAGGCTCATCAAATACTCCTGTCACAGGGAGACAGAAAGAAGGGATTTAGAACAGGATCAAAGACATCGACACATATCACAAAACCAAATTGACATGGTGAAGATAAGGGAATGAGGAGTCGTGCAGTATAGTAAAAAATTTTTTTATGGCAGTAGTGTTCTGCAGTAAAACAAGGAGAATACAATGCAGTGTGACTCTGCTCGTCTTCCAGAGGAGAAAGTTATTTTAATGATGTTTGTAGATCAACAACATGAGGGAACTCTCTAAAGTAAGCCACTGAGTGACCATTCACAATGCAGATAATGACGCAGGTTGACATTTATCGGGACGAGTCTTGTCCTGAAgccagaactgagcgatttccgctagatgggtcatctgcaaagtcaaaattggctatattgtaaaaatgcactttttggtcttaatttaaggttagggttaggcattagggttagcggtgtggttaaggttaggtttaaaagtAGATTTTATGACTAGCTGTGCCAGCAAGTagccactctgcagagctgcctacAGAACAACATTCATGATGAAAAATGCTAATCTGCGATATTTACAGTGGACAATGCAGAGCCTGTGACAGAGAAACTTTGGATAAAGGTATTGGTGAAGCGTTAGCTCAATCATTGGTGAGAAGGAGTTCATCTGTGGGCAAACATTGACAACATCGGTGCTAATCATAAGTGAGGCCTACAGTACCTTGATCTCCACACAGATGTCACTCTCCTCCTCCTTATCGCCAGAGTGGATGTAAAACTTGACCGTGTTCTTCTGCACATCCTTGAAGATCTCCACCAGGCTGCTGAACACCTCAGGCTTCAGCTGGCCTATCAGTAGTCCAGCGGCTGAGGCCGGGGTCAGGGGAGAGGGGGCTGTGAGAGGGGCTTGTTTAGGCCGGGTGGGGGTGCATTCTGGGGAGCCCATGGTGGCCTGGGAAGGGGAGTAGATCTCACAATCTGAGGCAGATGGCTCAAACTTCCTCTTCGCGGAGGGCTTTTGTGCTGCGGAGGGGTTCTTGTGTGGCTGTTTGACCGTGCCAAGTTTGTGCCGGCTCTGGGAGGAAGAGGCGCTCTTATCCTGAGGGGGCTGTACTTTTGTTTTGGGGACATGCTTAAGGGTGGGAGACCTgatgggtacagggtcagggaggTGGACGAGGGCAGTTGGGGGTGGAAGGTGAGGGATGGGGGGAAGGGGAGGGATGGAAGTGACGGAATGGGGTGGGGAAGGGAGAGTGAGAATAGGAGGGTTAGGGGTGAGGTGGATGtgatgaggaggtggagggagagagggcatgGGAGGGGCGGGGGTGAGAGCATGTGGAGGGGGTGGCACAGTTGTGGGTGGAGCACAGAGGGTAGAACGAACCCCATGTGCTTTAGCAGAGTCAGTGTGGCGGGGTTGGGGCACCAGTCGGCCCATCCTCTCACACAGGGTGTTGACGTGGCCctggacaggaacagacacaACATAGGGTGCCACAAAGTCTGAGAAAGAGCTGTTGGGCTGCCAGGCGAGGCGCTGGGGCAGCCGTGGGGACAGCTGGGAGTTGTAGTAGATCCTCTGGGTCTCCATGAGGCCCTGGATGGAGTTGGAGAGGCAGTGGAGCCCCTGGCTAATGATGGTGTCCAGAGTGCAGGATGGCCTGGCTGGCCTCTCCACCCTGCTGTTCCTCTCTAGGGAGGTGCCCCTGGCTACCCTCTCACTTTCCACGGAGGCTCCTCTAAGAACCTTGTCCCTCTCCAGAGAGGCTCCCCTCAGAGCCCTCTCCAAGGAAGCAACCCTGGCTACCCTCTCTATAGAGGCTTCCCTCGTAACAGTCTCCCGCTCAAGGGAGCCACCACTCTgacctctctcacccccctccagACCTCTCCTCTGCTCCAGGTGGCCGTCAGTCTGAGCATCAAAGAAGGGgaaaggtgtgtctgtgtgagaggccAGCTCCAAGGTGAGTGGTGGGTTTTCTGAGGTGTGGTGTTGTTCTCCTGGAGAGCCGGGGCTGAAGAGGCTGGCCAGACTGCACACCGTCTGCTCCTAAACAAACACCCCCACCATGGTTAGTCACAATACTCCATCACAACACCAGAGGATTCAGTACATTGAAAATGTCTGAGTCCGCAGTACTTCATTTTTTTCTCACAAACATCTCACCTCCAGGTAGTCCTGTCGGGCCTGCTCCACTCGCCCTGCGTACGGCGCTCCAGCCAGGGGCTTCTCCATGCTGGCCGTGCCCGTGGTGGACTCCCCGTGGTCGGGCAGGTCGGTGGCGGCAGCACCCTGGGCCATGGCCTTGTTGAGGGTGGAAAGCAGGATCTTGAGCAGGCGCTGGGTCTCGTTGGCCGAGGAAGCCTGAGAGGAGTTGCCCCTGTCCCTCAGGTCAGTGTTGTAGATCCCCATACTCTCCATTACTGCTGCCAGGTTGTAGTTcccaccctccccctcctcctcctcctccccctgggCTACTGGGAGGACGGAGACAGTTTGGTTAGGATGGATGTAGCCTCACTTACCAGGTTTATAAGGTAGGCTTCTACAGTACACACACGGAAAGGTTAGAAAGGATATTATTGACTATACAGGCCTAGATTTAAATGTTAAATCAGACCCTGAAATCAATATTTTCTTTGGTTGGCGtataaatgttaaatgttaaaaCATTTATAACTTGCCCTACCAAACTTTTGTCTCCCTCCCACACTTGTTATTTCCCTTATTCTTCAGTcttgcacacacagacacccacctatCACTCTCTCCCATACCAACTCACTCATTCATTCTCTCATACAATATTTTGCTCCCTCCCACACCATCccgctctctcacacaaacacacgtcaCAGGCTCACCTCTACTGGGCTCTCCGTTGCTGAAGTGGGCTCGCCGTAGATATTTATACATGGCTCCTGATTCGTCCTCCTCTAGTTTTCTCTTCAGGCCGTGGGGGCCCTCCCAGGACCCATCATCACCCCCCTcggccctctccttctcccctggCTCCTTCACAAGGGCCTTCTTATGCAGCTGGATCAGCTTCAGAAGCTGTTTCATCTTTTCCTTATCATACTCACTCTGGGCTAGCCTGGACCTCTGGGGAGGAGCGCCTGTCCCTGCTGCAGCCCCGTTAGAATGGGCCTGGGAAggcccccctctcctcctactGCTCTCTGGAGGCTGCCTCTCTGGTCTGTCCGACCCTCCTGAGCCCCCCCAGTCtgacacagggctgtagtccgTGGTGGTGGGTGCCGGGGCAGACGGGGGCTGGTTGATCCTGTCCATCATGTCCCTGGCCTTGACCATGGGGAGGACGTAAGCCGAGGAGGGGCCATGCAGGTAGGAGCGTAGCAGACCCTCCATGTTGGATTTGGGTCGGGGCGCGGGGTGCATGCTGCCCCTCTCGTCCAGGTTCTGTTGGTACTCTGGGACAAGGAAGGCCCTGACACTGTCCCTCCTGGTCAGGTAGTCTAGGGCCTGGCGCTCCACCCCGGAGCTGAGGTGCTTGATGTCGGGGGTGGAGCGCATCTTGAGCAGGGCATAGTGCAGGGCTGGGATGAATGGTTCCATGGAGACCAAGAGGGGGGGCTGAGGCTCAGATGACAGGGGCTCCTGCTCTGGGGGAAGATTGACAGCAGGGACATGGTCAATGGAGGTAGTGGTTAAAAATGCATAAGCTGCACATAAAAGGCTCTTACTAGAAATCACATTTCAAGGAAAAATAAGCTGCAACTGTGGTTTGAAGAAGGATCTTTTAGAATACTTACTGTTCTTAATGACTCCCCTGGACTCCTGAAAGATAAACAGTGCCTGCAGGCTCTTTTCAAACCGCCCCTGTCGTTCTAGAATACACAAAACAACTTCCTCAGTAATAatccacacaaacaacaacatcgTCAGATCAGTTGAGAAATGAGAGGTGAGAACGAAAGAGACGTGATAAGAGATAGACAAGACATACCCTTGGAATTGAACATCTGAGTAGATGACAAGAGGAAGAGAAAGCCTTTATCAAATAAAGGCTTCACTAGCACCTACACGGGGGAGGAAAGGAGACGTTAACATTCACTACATCTaaacaaacacatacatacactgcAGCTGTGCAACACTATTCTTGACTTAACATTACGACATTGGAATTACCTGATTCTCATTAGCTCTACCGATTAAACACATATGGGGAACAAATGACAGCGCCCCTTCTAGGGAATTGAACAATTTAGCTGCTCCACATTTCAAACGTCATGGGGGACCAAATGGAAGACtgggaggatgtactgtatgacactaTGATCCACCCCCGcatccccctccccactcctttTCTAGTCTTGATGTGTAACCATTAGACTGTGACGTGATGTTTTTTTAATCACGTGTAGTCCCTTGCACAGTCCCCAACCCTTATATGTGTTTGTACATTGTCAATTGTTATTTTTATGTCCTGTTAAGGATTTTTGCTGATGGTAGGTACATTTCAGTGAATTGTAAATATACAATTCTGTATTATCTATCTTGATTAAACATCCTCCAGAGGGACAGTCAGGGAGTGActcaccatcctctctctctccagtttgtGTATTAGTCCTGATAAAGTGCTGGTGCTCGCTTTTCCCTTCCCATCCACCACCTCAAACAGGCTGCAGTACATCCCACACTTTAGcactgaaaaacacacacacacaaacactttggtaaaaaaaaactttaaaaaaaaaaccacCTACACAGTGATTTCAAGATTCCGGGTGACAGTTCCTACATTGTTGTTAGTC
It encodes the following:
- the LOC129830465 gene encoding protein TASOR-like isoform X2; this encodes MALNSKVERKTDIQCLKTGELDVESGDSKKNSWSAAISATSNQNGDQTGCEDRIMPEQEASERRRSGHTDTRSSNNSPLPGQRPAEQLPRRNFHIPRKIKERKGLYQFLPADSREFEGLVKILSSSYLDVSSRGTFSYSKARLIHNELLEKEFIEKRRELKQEGRTDPELVESYCFMFPDKSKLPWICEKGLSVGHSRITALGNPAMGVYLSKFSDLLQMNPFEAGTCGDIVVFKVMRGRLKSIFENMPKSVLEPTPKFDCHVSKNATRVTSLLSYRAFELTQQYFYEFAFDEIKSRPRHVCPYAVVSFQYKGKESAATPMAAHRFNSTVCEGGSRRWSSYTVWSGPLVNKGQELCQVCLRSSTRHFLPFKLAEKLEMSMGMQLDQVKRKIPSVLFSWDTYSGTREVLKCGMYCSLFEVVDGKGKASTSTLSGLIHKLERERMVLVKPLFDKGFLFLLSSTQMFNSKERQGRFEKSLQALFIFQESRGVIKNKQEPLSSEPQPPLLVSMEPFIPALHYALLKMRSTPDIKHLSSGVERQALDYLTRRDSVRAFLVPEYQQNLDERGSMHPAPRPKSNMEGLLRSYLHGPSSAYVLPMVKARDMMDRINQPPSAPAPTTTDYSPVSDWGGSGGSDRPERQPPESSRRRGGPSQAHSNGAAAGTGAPPQRSRLAQSEYDKEKMKQLLKLIQLHKKALVKEPGEKERAEGGDDGSWEGPHGLKRKLEEDESGAMYKYLRRAHFSNGEPSRAQGEEEEEGEGGNYNLAAVMESMGIYNTDLRDRGNSSQASSANETQRLLKILLSTLNKAMAQGAAATDLPDHGESTTGTASMEKPLAGAPYAGRVEQARQDYLEEQTVCSLASLFSPGSPGEQHHTSENPPLTLELASHTDTPFPFFDAQTDGHLEQRRGLEGGERGQSGGSLERETVTREASIERVARVASLERALRGASLERDKVLRGASVESERVARGTSLERNSRVERPARPSCTLDTIISQGLHCLSNSIQGLMETQRIYYNSQLSPRLPQRLAWQPNSSFSDFVAPYVVSVPVQGHVNTLCERMGRLVPQPRHTDSAKAHGVRSTLCAPPTTVPPPPHALTPAPPMPSLPPPPHHIHLTPNPPILTLPSPPHSVTSIPPLPPIPHLPPPTALVHLPDPVPIRSPTLKHVPKTKVQPPQDKSASSSQSRHKLGTVKQPHKNPSAAQKPSAKRKFEPSASDCEIYSPSQATMGSPECTPTRPKQAPLTAPSPLTPASAAGLLIGQLKPEVFSSLVEIFKDVQKNTVKFYIHSGDKEEESDICVEIKEYLMSLGNTECNPQTFLEKNRNLDKLLIIIQNEDISAHVNKIPALVSLKKLSMVSFAGVDSLDDVKNHTYNELFVSGGFIVSDEFVLNPDFITHDRLQAFLGFLEEQSSPENPWQWKIHCKSQKKLRELGRLNSDAMALLNLLTAYQKKHLVEFLPYHECDAQSRQAPDLDCLVKLQANHTHHRHIIFLTERRFEMFLQYSRNGIVIANIDDIMTSFHSLIGCSNLNELPTPPSTVVHDECVEGEDMSLDSDDDTQNQVIAKPPAQREGGTGGGMGDATQQPPLPGSDDFRPPLPDQFNTPGRHTPSSLSYSSGTANLSDFAALKSAISQFKASNQVGRAGLADVGSTSPGEFAVNPHQSFLCPATQWASYSGSSGYTASPAYPASPCSSNQEQDYRHPATAPTTAPGSTLTTGPVTSQAPLTLSDIPQPPLPQHLMLGGALSQSFRMPGSDTGAAGVGVGASFSIASSSSILSSTAIEVSSFSPSTALTYSDHAVASLGPGYSQREMAQLGYPEGVSSSTNGTPTQQGDRTLSGPGESLWRLGGGTPNSQGGATPGSVSHSGLTQSGERERTGTPGGSTPGSQGGRTPVNSVESLEAGMAIASVATRGGSIARPMLPILGGSRGGVASVHPLSDGGFSCIGAMPGQMDGGMERGSMVPRGMGPGLLGKCRGRGAPPGGPRPGGQDYYSDYTYSHIYSP